The following proteins come from a genomic window of Azospirillum humicireducens:
- a CDS encoding HAD-IA family hydrolase, with amino-acid sequence MPKPLLNFKYLTFDVVGTLIDFEGGLKDCLAGIAAEAGTTVDGEAALTLYREARYAPDVGLFPDDLVRVYSVIAPKLGLPAGTRFGERLRDSAASWAGFPDSRDAMARLAKRYKLIAMTNAQRWAFTHFSRELGDPFYAGFTADDTGVEKPNPAFFQQVFDYVERDGGSKDDILHVAQSQYHDIGVSRSLGMTNCWIQRRHAQKGYGGTIEPAEFTQPDFHFRSMAELADAVDAAAEEAKAASA; translated from the coding sequence TTGCCCAAGCCTCTGCTGAACTTCAAATACCTCACCTTCGACGTCGTCGGCACCCTGATCGACTTCGAAGGCGGCCTCAAGGATTGCCTTGCCGGGATCGCGGCGGAAGCCGGCACCACGGTGGACGGCGAAGCCGCGCTGACCCTCTACCGCGAGGCGCGCTACGCCCCGGACGTCGGCCTGTTTCCCGACGATCTGGTGCGCGTCTATTCGGTGATCGCGCCCAAGCTGGGGTTGCCCGCCGGCACCCGGTTTGGCGAGCGTCTGCGAGATTCGGCGGCGTCCTGGGCCGGCTTTCCCGACAGCAGGGACGCCATGGCGCGTCTGGCCAAACGCTACAAGCTGATCGCGATGACCAACGCGCAGCGCTGGGCCTTCACCCATTTCTCCCGCGAACTGGGCGACCCCTTCTATGCCGGCTTCACCGCCGACGACACCGGCGTCGAAAAGCCCAACCCCGCCTTCTTCCAGCAGGTGTTCGATTACGTCGAGCGCGACGGCGGCAGCAAGGACGACATCCTGCACGTCGCCCAGAGCCAGTATCACGACATCGGCGTTTCCCGCAGCCTGGGCATGACCAACTGCTGGATCCAGCGGCGGCACGCCCAGAAGGGGTATGGTGGTACCATCGAACCCGCCGAGTTCACCCAACCGGATTTCCATTTCCGCTCGATGGCGGAATTGGCCGATGCCGTCGACGCCGCGGCAGAAGAGGCGAAGGCGGCTTCCGCGTAA
- a CDS encoding NAD(P)/FAD-dependent oxidoreductase: protein MPAPLTIIPSSPQLPDQADVVVIGAGIVGVSTAYFLAKRGVSVALVEKGQVGAEQSSRNWGWCRQQNRDARELPMATKSLDLWERFAAESGEDTGFSRCGLLYLSNDDQELAGWARWRDFARTVGVTTHMLSSAEAAERGRATGKPWKGGVFSPSDGIADPSRAAPAFARAIMKLGGTVHQGCAARGLETSGGRVSGVITEKGTIRTKIVVLSGGAWTSSFCHQMGVRLPLASIRSSILSVGPSPAGLPDALHTSAVSITRRGDGGHTLAISGRARVDPTPQQFRFAPQFMPMFSRRWRSLMPGGLEGVRSGHETLRRWRLDRPTPMERMRVLDPTPDSGTIRLTHQRAMALLPGLKGAPITAAWGGYIDSTPDGVPAIGEVGNLPGLILAAGFSGHGFGIGPGAGHLIADLITDQTPIVDPKPYHPDRFAGFSAGKVADF, encoded by the coding sequence ATGCCCGCCCCTTTGACAATCATTCCGTCCTCGCCTCAGCTTCCCGATCAGGCCGATGTCGTTGTGATCGGTGCCGGCATCGTCGGCGTCTCGACGGCCTATTTCCTGGCAAAACGGGGCGTGTCGGTGGCCCTGGTGGAAAAGGGACAGGTCGGGGCGGAACAATCCAGCCGCAACTGGGGCTGGTGCCGCCAGCAGAACCGCGACGCACGCGAATTGCCGATGGCGACCAAGAGCCTGGATCTGTGGGAGCGCTTTGCCGCGGAGAGCGGTGAAGACACCGGCTTCAGCCGCTGCGGCCTGCTCTATCTCAGCAATGACGACCAGGAATTGGCGGGCTGGGCGCGCTGGCGCGATTTCGCCCGGACGGTCGGCGTCACCACCCACATGCTGTCCAGTGCTGAGGCCGCCGAGCGTGGCCGGGCGACCGGAAAGCCCTGGAAGGGCGGTGTCTTCTCGCCATCGGACGGCATCGCCGATCCCTCGCGTGCGGCCCCCGCCTTCGCGCGGGCGATCATGAAGCTGGGCGGCACGGTGCATCAGGGCTGCGCCGCGCGCGGGCTGGAAACCAGCGGCGGACGGGTCAGTGGCGTGATCACCGAAAAGGGCACGATCCGCACCAAGATCGTGGTTCTATCGGGCGGCGCCTGGACCTCCTCCTTCTGCCATCAGATGGGCGTTCGTCTGCCGCTCGCCTCCATCCGTTCGTCGATCCTGTCGGTCGGCCCCAGCCCCGCCGGCCTGCCCGACGCCCTGCACACCTCTGCCGTGTCGATCACCCGGCGCGGCGACGGCGGCCATACGCTGGCCATCAGCGGGCGGGCGCGCGTCGATCCGACACCTCAGCAGTTCCGCTTCGCGCCGCAATTCATGCCGATGTTCTCCAGGCGCTGGCGCAGCCTGATGCCCGGCGGGCTGGAGGGCGTGCGTTCCGGCCACGAGACGCTGCGGCGCTGGCGGCTCGACCGTCCGACCCCGATGGAACGGATGCGGGTGCTGGACCCCACCCCGGACAGCGGCACGATCCGCCTCACCCACCAGCGGGCCATGGCGCTGCTGCCCGGTCTGAAGGGCGCACCGATCACCGCGGCTTGGGGCGGCTACATCGACAGCACGCCCGACGGCGTTCCGGCAATCGGCGAGGTCGGCAACCTGCCCGGCCTGATCCTGGCCGCCGGCTTCAGCGGCCATGGCTTCGGCATCGGTCCCGGTGCCGGGCATCTGATCGCCGACCTCATCACCGACCAGACGCCGATCGTCGATCCGAAGCCCTACCATCCCGACCGCTTCGCCGGCTTTTCCGCCGGAAAGGTCGCCGATTTCTGA
- a CDS encoding ABC transporter ATP-binding protein: MTNLVEIRGLTVEATTDSGRWIQILKGITLDVAAGETVAFIGESGSGKTTAAMTLLGYARPGCRISGGSVRVDGQDMVTLSEKERAALRGTTVAYVPQSAAAAFNPASTIMDQVIEVTRIHRLMPPDEARRRAVDLFRALSLPDPDGIGDRYPHQVSGGQLQRLAAAMALIGDPKVVIFDEPTTALDVTTQVEVLRAFKAVTAKRRIACVYVSHDLAVVAQIADRIMVLRHGEVQEIGSVHDILTRPTHPYTKELLHAFHPDSGGRVAAAEAFANAAAPLLEINMLSAGYGPPQSNGQPLVLAVKEVSLQVKRGTNLGIIGESGCGKSTLARAIAGILPACKGDIQFNGKELWHSARQRSREQLRNLQIVFQHADTALNPAKSIEDILGRPLTFYHGLRGKAREARVDALLDMVHLPRALRHRRPAELSGGQKQRVNFARALAAEPKLILCDEITSALDTVVAAAIIDLLKELQRELGLSYVFISHDLSVIEAICDEIIVMYRGQTVETIIPSARQQPQHPYSKLLFSSVPKLDPTWLDTLNIEADRMRVA, translated from the coding sequence ATGACGAACCTCGTGGAAATCCGCGGCCTGACCGTCGAGGCCACCACCGATTCCGGCCGCTGGATCCAGATCCTCAAGGGAATCACCCTGGACGTCGCCGCCGGCGAAACCGTCGCCTTCATCGGCGAAAGCGGGTCCGGCAAGACCACGGCCGCCATGACGCTGCTGGGCTATGCCCGTCCGGGATGCCGGATTTCCGGTGGCTCGGTGCGGGTCGACGGTCAAGACATGGTGACCCTGTCGGAAAAGGAGCGGGCCGCCCTGCGCGGCACCACCGTCGCCTATGTGCCGCAGAGTGCGGCGGCCGCCTTCAACCCCGCCTCGACCATCATGGACCAGGTCATCGAGGTGACGCGGATCCACCGCCTGATGCCGCCGGACGAGGCCCGTCGCCGGGCGGTCGACCTGTTCCGCGCCCTGTCGCTGCCCGATCCCGACGGCATCGGCGACCGTTACCCGCACCAGGTGTCCGGCGGACAGTTGCAGCGGCTGGCGGCGGCGATGGCTCTGATCGGCGATCCGAAGGTGGTTATCTTCGACGAGCCGACCACCGCTCTCGACGTCACCACGCAGGTCGAAGTGCTCCGCGCCTTCAAGGCGGTGACCGCCAAGCGCCGGATCGCCTGCGTCTATGTCTCCCATGATCTGGCTGTGGTCGCCCAGATCGCCGACCGCATCATGGTGCTGCGGCACGGGGAAGTGCAGGAAATCGGCAGCGTCCACGACATCCTGACCCGCCCGACGCACCCCTATACGAAGGAGTTGCTGCACGCCTTCCACCCGGACAGCGGCGGACGGGTTGCGGCGGCGGAGGCCTTCGCCAACGCTGCCGCGCCGCTGCTCGAAATCAACATGCTGAGCGCCGGCTACGGCCCGCCGCAATCCAACGGGCAACCGCTGGTCCTCGCGGTAAAGGAGGTGAGCCTGCAAGTGAAGCGGGGCACCAACCTTGGCATCATCGGAGAATCCGGCTGCGGCAAATCCACACTGGCCCGCGCCATCGCCGGGATCCTGCCGGCCTGCAAGGGCGACATCCAGTTCAACGGCAAGGAGTTGTGGCACAGCGCCCGCCAGCGCAGCCGCGAGCAGCTGCGCAACCTGCAGATCGTCTTCCAGCACGCCGACACCGCGCTCAACCCGGCGAAATCGATCGAGGACATTCTCGGCCGCCCGCTGACCTTCTATCACGGCCTGCGCGGCAAGGCCCGCGAGGCGCGCGTCGATGCGTTGCTGGACATGGTCCACCTGCCCCGCGCCCTGCGCCACCGCCGCCCGGCCGAACTGTCGGGCGGCCAGAAGCAGCGGGTGAACTTCGCCCGTGCGCTCGCCGCGGAACCGAAGCTGATCCTGTGCGACGAGATCACCTCGGCCCTCGACACCGTGGTGGCGGCGGCGATCATCGACCTGCTCAAGGAACTGCAGCGCGAACTCGGCCTGTCCTATGTCTTCATCAGCCACGACCTGTCGGTGATCGAGGCGATCTGCGACGAGATCATTGTGATGTATCGCGGACAGACGGTGGAGACCATCATCCCCTCCGCCCGCCAGCAGCCGCAGCACCCCTATTCGAAGCTGCTGTTCTCGTCGGTCCCGAAGCTGGATCCGACTTGGCTCGACACGTTGAACATCGAGGCGGACCGGATGCGGGTGGCGTGA
- a CDS encoding ABC transporter substrate-binding protein — protein MSKTPETWTLTDDSMVESAIRRGANRRDLLKMLLAGGMSLPAIDLVLGRAHAAVADEPVKGGALKAAGWSSSTADTLDPAKASLSTDYVRCCAFYNRLTFLDKAGIPQMELAKSIDTDDAKTWTIKLRTGVTFHDGKSLTADDVVFSLKRHLDPAVGSKVAKIAAQMTDIKAVDKSTVAITLAGANADLPTILAMHHFMIVADGTTDFSKGNGTGAFICKSFEPGVRSIGVRNPNYWKGGPHVDSFEFFAISDDNARVNALLSGDIHLAAAINPRSTRLVDGQQGFSLSKSTSGNYTNLNIRLDMEPGSRKDFVDGMKYLVNREQIVKSALRGFGEVGNDQPVSPSNPFHNAALKPKPFDPERAKSLFKKAGLLGQSIPVVTSDAAASAIDMAMVVQAAGAEIGMKLDVQRVPSDGYWSNYWLKSPIHFGNINPRPTPDILFSLLYASDAPWNESKYKSEKFDKMMLEARATLAWPKRKEIYDQMQVMIAEEAGTIIPAYISNADAISNKLKGLQPNPLGGMMGYAFAEHVWLAA, from the coding sequence ATGAGCAAGACGCCTGAAACCTGGACCCTGACCGACGACAGCATGGTCGAAAGCGCCATCCGCCGCGGGGCCAACCGCCGCGACCTGCTGAAGATGCTGTTGGCGGGCGGCATGTCCCTGCCCGCCATCGACCTCGTTCTGGGCCGTGCCCACGCCGCGGTCGCGGACGAACCGGTGAAGGGCGGCGCGCTCAAGGCCGCCGGCTGGTCGTCATCCACCGCCGACACGCTCGATCCGGCGAAGGCGTCCCTCTCGACCGATTATGTCCGCTGCTGCGCCTTCTACAACCGCCTGACCTTCCTCGACAAGGCCGGCATTCCGCAGATGGAGCTGGCCAAGTCCATCGACACCGACGACGCCAAGACCTGGACGATCAAGCTTCGCACCGGTGTGACCTTCCACGACGGCAAGTCGCTGACCGCCGACGATGTGGTGTTCTCGCTGAAGCGCCACCTCGATCCGGCTGTCGGATCCAAGGTCGCGAAGATCGCCGCCCAGATGACCGACATCAAGGCGGTCGACAAGAGCACCGTCGCGATCACGCTGGCCGGCGCGAACGCCGACCTGCCGACCATCCTGGCCATGCATCACTTCATGATCGTGGCTGACGGCACCACCGATTTCTCCAAGGGCAACGGCACCGGCGCCTTCATCTGCAAGAGCTTCGAGCCGGGCGTGCGGTCCATCGGTGTCCGCAACCCGAACTACTGGAAGGGCGGCCCGCACGTCGACTCCTTCGAATTCTTCGCGATCAGCGACGACAATGCCCGCGTCAACGCGCTGCTGTCCGGCGACATCCATCTGGCCGCGGCGATCAACCCGCGTTCCACGCGGCTCGTGGATGGACAGCAGGGCTTCTCCCTGTCCAAGTCGACGTCGGGCAACTACACCAACCTGAACATCCGCCTGGACATGGAACCGGGCAGCCGCAAGGATTTCGTCGACGGGATGAAGTATCTCGTCAACCGCGAGCAGATCGTCAAATCCGCCCTGCGCGGCTTCGGCGAGGTCGGCAACGATCAGCCGGTGTCCCCGTCCAACCCCTTCCACAATGCCGCGCTGAAGCCCAAGCCCTTCGATCCGGAACGGGCGAAATCCCTGTTCAAGAAGGCGGGCCTGCTGGGACAGTCCATCCCTGTGGTCACGTCGGATGCCGCCGCATCCGCCATCGACATGGCCATGGTGGTCCAAGCCGCCGGCGCCGAGATCGGCATGAAGCTCGACGTCCAGCGCGTGCCGTCCGACGGGTACTGGAGCAACTATTGGCTGAAGTCGCCGATCCATTTCGGCAACATCAACCCGCGTCCGACGCCGGACATCCTGTTCTCCCTGCTCTACGCTTCCGATGCGCCGTGGAACGAGAGCAAGTACAAGTCCGAAAAATTTGACAAGATGATGCTGGAGGCGCGCGCCACGCTCGCCTGGCCCAAGCGCAAGGAAATCTACGATCAGATGCAGGTGATGATCGCCGAGGAAGCCGGCACCATCATCCCTGCCTATATTTCGAACGCGGACGCAATCAGCAACAAGCTGAAGGGCCTCCAACCGAATCCGCTGGGCGGCATGATGGGCTACGCTTTCGCCGAACATGTCTGGCTCGCTGCCTGA
- a CDS encoding LysR family transcriptional regulator, with protein MQARQLEVFCMLMRCGTVTGAAAMLNISQPALSQILLHAEDQLGFKLFDRVRGRLVPTQEANELYPEAERIFSELGALRRRTVDMRHGRTGLVRLAASAPPSMSIVPKALSAFREAHPDIVVRSLIAPIANIRDMLRSGDVLLGVAMSDMPQHDLDVETVGHADLVCLMPAGHRLAGYPQVGFADLAEETLISYRVDTLPGRLLAGALESEGGVYAPAVEIDLSITALPFVREGIGVAVVDGLLPWNQFSGIVQRPFRPAIRVPIAILTSKERPLSGSHDLMRECLRRAARAIAPGGAERL; from the coding sequence ATGCAAGCCCGCCAATTGGAAGTCTTCTGCATGCTGATGCGCTGTGGAACGGTGACCGGTGCGGCGGCGATGCTGAACATTTCACAGCCGGCCTTGAGCCAGATCCTGCTGCACGCCGAAGACCAGTTGGGATTCAAGCTGTTCGACCGGGTGCGCGGGCGTCTGGTGCCGACGCAGGAGGCCAACGAGCTGTATCCGGAGGCAGAGCGTATCTTCTCCGAACTCGGCGCGTTGCGTCGGCGCACGGTCGACATGCGCCATGGCCGCACCGGCCTGGTGCGCCTCGCCGCTTCGGCTCCGCCCTCCATGTCCATCGTCCCGAAGGCGTTGAGTGCCTTCCGCGAGGCTCATCCGGACATCGTGGTGCGGTCGCTGATCGCTCCGATAGCGAACATCCGGGATATGCTGCGCAGCGGCGACGTTCTGCTGGGGGTGGCAATGAGCGACATGCCCCAACATGACCTTGATGTCGAAACGGTGGGCCATGCGGACCTGGTCTGCCTCATGCCGGCGGGGCATCGGCTCGCCGGATACCCCCAGGTCGGTTTCGCCGATCTGGCGGAGGAGACGCTGATTTCGTACCGCGTGGACACGCTGCCCGGCCGTCTGCTGGCCGGGGCGCTGGAGTCCGAGGGCGGCGTCTATGCTCCGGCGGTGGAAATCGACCTGTCGATCACCGCTCTCCCCTTCGTGCGGGAGGGAATCGGTGTGGCGGTCGTCGATGGGCTTTTGCCGTGGAACCAGTTTTCCGGCATCGTCCAACGGCCTTTCCGCCCGGCCATCCGCGTGCCCATCGCCATCCTGACCAGCAAGGAGCGCCCGCTGTCCGGCAGCCACGACCTGATGCGCGAGTGCCTGCGCCGGGCCGCCCGTGCCATCGCGCCGGGCGGAGCCGAACGGCTTTGA
- a CDS encoding ABC transporter permease — protein MKTHSPAGIIAARSGYRVNLVGLVSFFVVLFWALVALFAPYIAPHSVGAMIDLDYFGPMRPGLWLGSDYLGRDMLSRVIYGARYTVGISLAAVSIACFTGVVLGMTSAVLRGPVDMVVSRLLDALNSIPSKLFGLMVVAAVGSSIPVLILTLSIIYVPGAYRFSRALAVNIDTMDFIMVARIRGEKLPYLIASEILPNIIGPVLADLGLRFVFIVLLLSGLSFLGLGVQPPYADWGALVRENIGGLPFAAPAVIVPSLAIATLTVSVNLLIDNLPQKIRDRSAS, from the coding sequence ATGAAGACACATTCACCCGCCGGCATCATCGCGGCACGGTCGGGCTACCGGGTCAATCTGGTCGGCCTGGTCAGCTTCTTCGTGGTCCTGTTCTGGGCTCTGGTCGCCCTGTTCGCCCCCTACATCGCCCCCCATTCGGTGGGGGCAATGATCGACCTGGATTATTTCGGCCCGATGCGGCCCGGCCTGTGGCTCGGGTCGGATTATCTCGGGCGCGACATGCTCTCCCGCGTCATCTACGGCGCCCGCTACACCGTCGGCATCTCGCTGGCCGCGGTGTCCATCGCCTGCTTCACCGGCGTGGTGCTGGGGATGACCTCGGCCGTGCTGCGCGGACCGGTGGACATGGTGGTCAGCCGCCTGCTCGACGCGCTCAACTCCATTCCCAGCAAGCTGTTCGGCCTTATGGTGGTGGCGGCGGTCGGATCGTCGATTCCGGTGCTGATCCTGACCCTGTCGATCATCTATGTCCCCGGCGCCTATCGCTTCAGCCGGGCGCTGGCGGTCAACATCGACACGATGGACTTCATCATGGTCGCCCGCATCCGCGGAGAGAAGCTGCCCTATCTGATCGCATCGGAGATCCTGCCCAACATCATCGGCCCGGTGCTGGCCGATCTGGGCCTGCGCTTCGTCTTCATCGTGCTGCTGCTGTCGGGCCTGTCCTTCCTGGGGCTGGGCGTCCAGCCGCCCTATGCCGACTGGGGCGCTCTGGTGCGCGAGAACATCGGCGGCCTGCCCTTCGCCGCGCCGGCTGTGATCGTGCCGTCGCTGGCCATCGCCACCCTGACCGTCAGCGTCAACCTGCTGATCGACAATCTTCCGCAGAAGATCCGGGACCGGAGTGCCTCCTGA
- a CDS encoding aspartate aminotransferase family protein, protein MLSNSLIELDRAHLVHPVASYRGHEKAGVRVIASGSGATITDASGHRLVDGFAGLWCVNAGYGQQRLVDAATRQLQQLPYATGYFGLGAEPAIRLAAELAERAPGDLNHVYFTLGGSDAVDSTIRFIRYYWQAKGQPKRDQFISIEQGYHGSSTVGAGLTALPAFHAGFGVPYDWQHKIPSHYAYRNPVGGDGDAIIAASLEALDAKIAEIGGPERVAAFYAEPIQGSGGVLVPPDGWMKAMCDRCRSLGILFVADEVITGFGRTGPLFACTDDGVVPDLMTTAKGLTSGYVPMGAVFLSEGVYATIADAAGTAAVGHGYTYSAHPVSAAVGLEALRLYEGSLLANGAKAGARLMAGLHALRDHPLVGDVRGRGMLAAIELVVDKERKTPLPAAAEPSRRIFDRAWNNGLVIRAFANGVLGFAPPLCCTDEDIDAIIERTARTLDQTLEDPDVRRAMR, encoded by the coding sequence GGCCGGTGTCCGGGTGATCGCCTCCGGCTCCGGGGCGACGATCACCGACGCCTCCGGACACCGGCTGGTGGATGGCTTCGCCGGCCTGTGGTGCGTGAACGCCGGCTATGGGCAGCAGAGACTCGTCGATGCCGCCACCCGCCAGCTGCAGCAACTGCCCTACGCCACAGGCTATTTCGGGCTGGGTGCCGAGCCGGCGATCCGGCTGGCGGCGGAACTCGCCGAACGCGCCCCCGGCGACCTGAACCACGTCTATTTCACGCTGGGCGGGTCGGATGCGGTGGACAGCACCATCCGCTTCATCCGCTATTACTGGCAGGCTAAGGGCCAGCCGAAGCGCGACCAGTTCATCTCGATCGAGCAGGGTTATCACGGCTCCTCGACCGTCGGCGCCGGGCTGACCGCCCTTCCGGCCTTCCATGCCGGCTTCGGCGTGCCATACGACTGGCAGCACAAGATTCCGTCGCACTACGCCTACCGCAACCCGGTGGGCGGCGATGGCGATGCGATCATCGCCGCCTCGCTGGAAGCGCTTGACGCCAAGATCGCCGAGATCGGCGGGCCGGAACGGGTCGCTGCCTTCTATGCCGAGCCGATCCAGGGCTCGGGCGGCGTGCTGGTGCCGCCCGACGGCTGGATGAAGGCGATGTGCGACCGCTGCCGCAGCCTGGGCATCCTGTTCGTCGCCGACGAGGTCATCACCGGCTTCGGCCGCACCGGCCCGCTGTTCGCCTGCACCGACGACGGCGTGGTGCCCGACCTGATGACCACGGCCAAGGGCCTGACCTCCGGCTATGTGCCGATGGGCGCGGTCTTCCTGTCCGAGGGGGTTTATGCCACAATCGCGGACGCCGCCGGCACCGCCGCCGTCGGCCATGGCTATACCTACTCCGCCCACCCCGTGAGTGCCGCAGTGGGGTTGGAGGCGTTGCGCCTTTACGAGGGCAGCCTGCTCGCCAACGGTGCGAAGGCCGGCGCACGGCTGATGGCCGGGCTCCACGCCCTGCGCGATCATCCGCTGGTCGGCGACGTGCGCGGGCGCGGCATGCTGGCGGCCATCGAGCTGGTGGTGGACAAGGAACGCAAGACCCCCCTGCCCGCAGCCGCGGAGCCGTCCCGCCGGATATTCGACCGGGCCTGGAACAACGGGCTGGTGATCCGTGCCTTTGCCAACGGCGTCCTGGGCTTTGCCCCGCCGCTCTGCTGCACCGACGAGGACATCGACGCGATCATCGAGCGCACGGCACGCACGCTCGACCAGACTCTGGAGGATCCCGACGTTCGCAGGGCCATGCGATAG
- a CDS encoding Lrp/AsnC family transcriptional regulator, which yields MKLDRIDIKILHQLQKNGRITNVELAELVNLSPSPCLMRVKKLQAEGYIEGYTAQINVSKLGQTLTVFTEVTLKNHRQVDFARFLAAVKKIEQLLECHLVSGGYDYMLKFVTSGIGEYQEIMEKLTDMDIGIDKYFSYVVLKSPIVRAHMPLTTLFQM from the coding sequence ATGAAGCTGGACCGCATCGACATCAAGATTCTGCATCAGCTCCAGAAGAACGGCCGGATCACCAACGTGGAGCTGGCCGAACTGGTCAATCTGTCGCCCAGCCCTTGCCTCATGCGGGTCAAGAAACTCCAGGCGGAGGGCTACATCGAAGGCTATACGGCCCAGATCAACGTCAGCAAACTGGGCCAGACCCTTACCGTCTTCACCGAGGTGACGCTGAAGAACCACCGGCAGGTCGATTTCGCCCGTTTCCTGGCAGCCGTCAAGAAGATCGAACAGCTTCTGGAATGTCATCTGGTGTCCGGCGGCTACGACTACATGCTGAAGTTCGTGACGTCCGGCATCGGAGAATATCAGGAGATCATGGAGAAACTGACCGACATGGACATCGGGATCGACAAGTATTTCAGCTATGTCGTGCTGAAGTCGCCGATCGTGCGCGCGCATATGCCGTTGACCACGCTGTTTCAGATGTGA
- a CDS encoding ABC transporter permease — protein sequence MKSRVPSLILGRLLIALITLSIVSFAVFFATTLLPGDTAMILLGQAATPEAVAGLRAAMHLDDPALLRFLYWIVGLFQGDLGTSYANQMPVTTLIADRLVNTLKMAGLTTLVTVPLALTLGITAAMWRGTLYDRIVTIATIGVISVPEFVLATLAVLVFAVYLKWLPALSFTYQVDSFSGLLRVYAMPVITLTFVVSAQMIRMSRAAVIETLNTPYVEMALLKGASRPRMVLRHALPNALGPIANAVALSLSYLVGGVIIVETIFNYPGIAKLMVDAVSTRDLPLIQSCAMIFCFGYLLLITTADIVAILSNPRLR from the coding sequence ATGAAATCACGCGTTCCCTCCCTTATTCTCGGCCGGCTGCTCATCGCGCTGATCACACTGTCGATCGTGTCCTTCGCCGTGTTCTTCGCCACCACCCTGCTGCCCGGCGATACGGCGATGATCCTGCTCGGGCAGGCGGCGACGCCCGAGGCGGTTGCCGGCCTGCGCGCGGCCATGCATCTGGACGATCCCGCCCTGCTGCGCTTCCTCTACTGGATCGTCGGGCTGTTCCAGGGCGATCTCGGCACCTCCTATGCCAACCAGATGCCGGTGACCACGCTGATCGCCGACCGGCTGGTCAACACGCTCAAGATGGCGGGGCTGACCACGCTCGTGACGGTTCCCCTGGCGTTGACGCTCGGCATCACCGCCGCCATGTGGCGGGGCACGCTCTACGACCGTATCGTCACCATCGCCACCATCGGCGTGATATCCGTCCCGGAATTCGTGTTGGCGACCTTGGCCGTGCTGGTGTTCGCCGTCTATCTGAAATGGCTGCCGGCCCTGTCCTTCACCTATCAGGTCGACAGCTTCTCCGGCCTGCTGCGGGTCTATGCCATGCCGGTCATCACCCTGACCTTCGTGGTCTCGGCGCAGATGATCCGCATGAGCCGGGCCGCGGTGATCGAGACGCTGAACACGCCCTATGTCGAGATGGCGCTGCTGAAAGGGGCGTCGCGGCCCCGGATGGTGCTGCGCCACGCCCTGCCCAACGCGCTCGGTCCGATCGCCAACGCGGTGGCGCTGTCACTGTCCTATCTGGTGGGCGGCGTCATCATCGTCGAGACGATCTTCAACTATCCGGGCATCGCCAAGCTGATGGTGGATGCGGTGTCCACCCGCGACCTTCCGCTGATCCAGTCCTGCGCGATGATCTTCTGCTTCGGGTATCTGCTTCTGATCACCACCGCCGACATCGTCGCCATCCTGTCGAACCCGAGGCTCCGATGA